One Loxodonta africana isolate mLoxAfr1 chromosome 4, mLoxAfr1.hap2, whole genome shotgun sequence genomic region harbors:
- the LOC100670303 gene encoding tubulin alpha-1B chain, translating into MRECISIHVGQAGVQIGNACWELYCLEHGIQPDGQMPSDKTIGGGDDSFNTFFSETGAGKHVPRAVFVDLEPTVIDEVRTGTYRQLFHPEQLITGKEDAANNYARGHYTIGKEIIDLVLDRIRKLADQCTGLQGFLVFHSFGGGTGSGFTSLLMERLSVDYGKKSKLEFSIYPAPQVSTAVVEPYNSILTTHTTLEHSDCAFMVDNEAIYDICRRNLDIERPTYTNLNRLISQIVSSITASLRFDGALNVDLTEFQTNLVPYPRIHFPLATYAPVISAEKAYHEQLSVAEITNACFEPANQMVKCDPRHGKYMACCLLYRGDVVPKDVNAAIATIKTKRSIQFVDWCPTGFKVGINYQPPTVVPGGDLAKVQRAVCMLSNTTAIAEAWARLDHKFDLMYAKRAFVHWYVGEGMEEGEFSEAREDMAALEKDYEEVGVDSVEGEGEEEGEEY; encoded by the exons ATG cGTGAGTGCATCTCCATCCACGTCGGCCAGGCTGGTGTCCAGATTGGCAACGCCTGCTGGGAGCTCTACTGTCTGGAACATGGCATCCAGCCCGATGGCCAGATGCCAAGTGACAAGACCATTGGGGGAGGAGACGACTCCTTCAACACCTTCTTCAGTGAGACTGGCGCTGGCAAGCATGTGCCCAGGGCAGTGTTTGTAGACCTGGAACCCACGGTCATTG aTGAAGTTCGCACTGGCACCTACCGCCAGCTCTTTCATCCTGAACAGCTCATCACAGGCAAGGAAGATGCTGCCAATAACTATGCCCGCGGCCACTACACCATCGGCAAGGAGATCATTGACCTTGTCTTGGACAGAATTCGCAAGCTG GCCGACCAGTGCACAGGTCTTCAGGGCTTCTTGGTTTTCCACAGTTTCGGTGGGGGAACCGGTTCTGGGTTCACCTCTTTGCTGATGGAACGCCTCTCAGTTGATTAtggcaagaagtccaagctggagTTCTCTATTTACCCAGCCCCCCAGGTTTCCACAGCTGTAGTTGAGCCCTACAACTCCATCCTCACCACCCACACCACCCTGGAGCACTCAGATTGTGCCTTCATGGTAGACAATGAGGCCATCTATGATATCTGTCGCAGAAACCTTGATATTGAGCGCCCAACCTATACTAACCTTAACCGCCTTATTAGCCAGATTGTGTCCTCTATCACTGCTTCCCTCAGATTTGATGGTGCCCTGAATGTCGATCTGACAGAATTCCAGACCAACCTGGTGCCCTATCCCCGCATCCACTTCCCTCTGGCCACATATGCCCCTGTCATCTCTGCTGAGAAAGCCTACCATGAACAGCTTTCTGTAGCAGAGATTACCAATGCTTGCTTTGAGCCAGCCAACCAGATGGTGAAATGTGACCCCCGCCATGGTAAATACATGGCTTGCTGCCTATTGTACCGTGGTGATGTGGTTCCCAAAGATGTCAATGCTGCCATTGCCACCATCAAGACCAAGCGCAGCATCCAGTTTGTGGATTGGTGCCCCACTGGCTTCAAGGTTGGCATTAACTACCAGCCTCCCACTGTGGTGCCTGGTGGAGACCTGGCCAAGGTACAGCGAGCTGTGTGCATGCTGAGCAACACCACAGCCATTGCTGAGGCCTGGGCTCGCCTGGACCACAAGTTTGACCTGATGTATGCCAAGCGTGCCTTTGTTCACTGGTACGTGGGTGAGGGGATGGAGGAAGGAGAGTTTTCTGAGGCCCGTGAGGACATGGCTGCCCTTGAGAAGGACTATGAGGAGGTTGGTGTGGATTCTGTTGAAGGAGAGggtgaggaagaaggagaagaatACTAA